From Triticum urartu cultivar G1812 chromosome 2, Tu2.1, whole genome shotgun sequence, a single genomic window includes:
- the LOC125535327 gene encoding proline-rich protein 4-like, producing the protein MAAPRALALCVLLAVAVTNAEAASVVVGLAKCADCTRKNIKAEEAFKGLQVAIKCKNVHGDYESKAVGGLDGTGAFSVPLAANLHGADCVAQLHSAASNAPCPGQEPSKIVPVSEGTTYGIVAGENTATPSAASPECASMTLCGPIKKHIIEHFHHKKPVPPKPEPKPQPHPDYGPVPKPEPKPQPHPDYHPVPPTPTYGGGGGGYHGHH; encoded by the exons ATGGCAGCTCCAAGAGCACTCGCTCTCTGCGTCCTGCTGGCGGTCGCTGTCACCAACGCCGAGGCCGCTTCCGTGGTCGTCGGCCTGGCCAAGTGCGCCGACTGCACCAGGAAGAACATCAAGGCCGAGGAAGCCTTCAAGG GTCTTCAGGTGGCGATCAAGTGCAAGAACGTCCACGGCGACTACGAGAGCAAGGCGGTGGGCGGCCTCGACGGCACCGGCGCCTTCAGCGTGCCCCTGGCTGCCAACCTCCACGGCGCCGACTGCGTCGCTCAGCTCCACAGCGCCGCCTCCAACGCGCCCTGCCCCGGCCAGGAGCCGTCCAAGATCGTGCCGGTGTCCGAGGGCACCACGTACggcatcgtcgccggcgagaacACCGCCACGCCGTCTGCCGCGTCGCCGGAGTGTGCGTCCATGACCCTATGCGGGCCGATCAAGAAGCACATCATCGAGCACTTCCACCACAAGAAGCCTGTGCCGCCGAAGCCGGAGCCCAAGCCCCAGCCCCACCCGGACTACGGCCCCGTGCCCAAGCCCGAGCCCAAGCCGCAGCCCCACCCGGACTACCACCCCGTCCCTCCCACGCCCACCTAcgggggcggcggtggtggatACCACGGACACCACTGA
- the LOC125535328 gene encoding proline-rich protein 4-like has translation MRRLFHSSIHPSIHRPATSHRQASGRGSGMAAPRALVLAVLLAIAVANAEAASVVVGLAKCADCTRKNLKAEEAFKGLQVAIKCKNVHGDYESKAVGALDGTGAFSVPLAADLHGADCVAQLHSAASNAPCSGQEPSKIVPVSEGTTYGIVAGENTATPSAASPECASMTLCGPIKKHIIEHFHHKKPVPPKPEPKPQPHPDYGPVPKPEPKPQPHPDYHPVPPTPTYGGGGGGGYHGHH, from the exons ATGCGTCGCCTGTTCCattcatccatccatccatccatccatcgaCCAGCCACTTCACACAGGCAAGCGAGTGGTAGAGGTTCAGGCATGGCAGCTCCGAGAGCGCTCGTCCTCGCCGTCCTGCTGGCGATCGCCGTCGCCAACGCCGAGGCGGCGTCCGTCGTGGTAGGCCTGGCCAAGTGCGCCGACTGCACCAGGAAGAACCTCAAGGCCGAGGAGGCCTTCAAGG GTCTCCAGGTGGCGATCAAGTGCAAGAATGTCCACGGCGACTACGAGAGCAAGGCCGTGGGTGCCCTCGACGGCACCGGCGCCTTCAGCGTGCCCCTCGCCGCCGACCTCCACGGCGCCGACTGCGTCGCTCAGCTCCACAGCGCCGCCTCCAATGCGCCGTGCTCCGGCCAGGAGCCATCCAAGATCGTGCCGGTGTCCGAGGGCACCACGTACggcatcgtcgccggcgagaacACCGCCACGCCGTCTGCCGCGTCGCCGGAGTGTGCGTCCATGACCCTATGCGGGCCGATCAAGAAGCACATCATCGAGCACTTTCACCACAAGAAGCCTGTGCCGCCGAAGCCGGAGCCCAAGCCCCAGCCCCACCCGGACTACGGCCCCGTGCCCAAGCCCGAGCCCAAGCCGCAGCCACACCCGGACTACCATCCCGTCCCTCCCACGCCCACCtacggcggtggcggtggcggtggatACCATGGACACCACTGA
- the LOC125534843 gene encoding proline-rich protein 4-like: MTGDVMQVPRKSGEKDEICTCESKRVLKSARIMAKNKRVMKMMEAATGNDNKKICAYCRSYVSRMPQLSLQYISMEYKVAIKCKNSADEYESKAVGGVDDTGAFSVPLAADLHSADCIAQLHSSASSAPCPGQEPSKIMPVSEGTTYGVVVAGENTAMPSAVSPECASMTLCGPIKKHIIEHFHHKKPVPPKPEPKPQPHPDYGPVPKPEPKPQPHPDYHPVPSTPTYGGGGGYHGHH, from the exons ATGACAGGTGATGTTATGCAA GTCCCAAGAAAAAGTGGTGAGAAGGATGAAATATGCACGTGTGAGTCAAAGCGAGTATTGAAGTCTGCAAGAATAATGGCTAAGAATAAGAGAGTAATGAAAATGATGGAAGCTGCAACAG GAAATGACAATAAAAAGATATGTGCTTACTGCCGCAGTTATGTATCACGCATGCCACAACTGTCCCTGCAATACATATCCATGGAGTACAAGG TGGCGATCAAGTGCAAGAACAGCGCCGACGAGTACGAGAGCAAGGCGGTGGGCGGTGTCGACGACACCGGCGCCTTCAGCGTGCCCCTGGCCGCTGACCTCCACAGCGCCGACTGCATCGCGCAGCTTCACAGTTCCGCCTCCAGCGCGCCGTGCCCCGGCCAGGAGCCGTCCAAGATCATGCCGGTGTCCGAGGGCACCACCTACGGCGTCGTCGTCGCTGGTGAGAACACCGCCATGCCGTCCGCGGTGTCGCCGGAGTGCGCGTCCATGACCCTGTGCGGGCCGATCAAAAAGCACATCATCGAGCACTTCCATCACAAGAAGCCCGTgccgcccaagccggagcccaagcCCCAGCCCCACCCGGACTATGGCCCCGTGCCCAAGCCCGAGCCGAAGCCGCAACCCCACCCGGACTACCACCCTGTCCCTTCGACGCCCACctatggcggcggcggtggataCCACGGACACCACTGA